The genomic stretch CATGGCAATCGCATCGGTCAGCTGGATTTCATTACCTGCCCCGCGTGGGGTCTGTTCCAAAAGCTGCATGATTTTTGCCGGCAGAATATAACGTCCGACCACAGACAGATTTGAAGGTGCAGTACCGATGGCCGGTTTCTCGACGATTCCTTGCATGACGATACTTTCCCCTTCCTCAGGCGATGCTGCAACATCAACAATGCCATACTGGTCGACCAGATGTTCAGGTACCGCTTCTACCATGATTTGTGAAGCCCGAGATTGAGCATAACGCTGAATCATGCGTGCCAGATCATTTTCCGGATCCTGATCCTTGACCAGTACATCCGGCAATAATACCGCGAAATCATCATCGCCAATCACTGCTTTGGCACACAATACTGCATGGCCCAGACCCAGAGGCTGTGGCTGGCGTACACTAATCACACTCACGCCTGCAGGCAGAATCTCCGTAATTTCTTTCAGCAGGTCGGTTTTGTTTTTTTGCTCAAGGGTGGTTTCAAGCTCAAAGTTACGGTCAAAATAGTTTTCAATCGAAGCCTTGGAAGAATGGGTCACCAGAATAATCTGCTCAATTCCGGCAGCAACCGCTTCACGGACCACATATTCAATCGCAGGGCGATCCACGACAGTCACCATCTCTTTCGGAATGGATTTGCTGGCAGGTAAGAAACGCGTACCTAGACCCGCCACAGGGAGAATTGCTTTTTTGATCATATCTATAAAAACCTAGTTCACTTTAATTTCGTTACCGCGTACATAACCGTCGACATAATGTTCCAGTTGTGCCAGTGCCCATTCAATATCGGCCTGAGTCGCGGTAAGTTCATGTATACGGTTAAATACTGCCAGAATTTCTGCCAATGGATAATGTTTTTCGACAGAACGCAGAATACGCGTATGCGCGGTAATTTCCGTATTTTCTTCGTCAATCAGCAGCTCTTCATACAGCTTCTCGCCCGGACGTAATCCGCTATATTGAATTTCAATATCACCATTTGGATTTTGTTCTTCTCGAACCTTGAGTCCGCTCAGCGCAACCATTTGTCGTGCCAGATCCTGAATCCGTACCGGTTCGCCCATATCCAGCAGGAATACGTCTCCGCCCGTACCCAAAGCACCGGCCTGAATCACCAGTTGCGAAGCTTCCGGAATGGTCATAAAGAACCGGGTCACTTCCGGATGAGTCACGGTAATCGGTCCACCCTTGGCAATCTGCTGTTTAAACAGCGGCACCACCGAACCCGAAGAACCGAGTACATTGCCAAAGCGCACAATACTGATCTGGGTCTGGTTCTGGGCTTCTGCCATGGCCTGACAATACAGCTCGGCCATACGCTTGGTCGCTCCCATCACGTTGGTTGGACGTACGGCCTTATCGGTTGAAATTAACACAAAAGTTTCGACGCCTTTCTTCACCGCAGCATTCACACTAAAGGCGGTTCCGACGGCATTGTTTTTTAGCCCTGCCAGCGGATTACATTCCACTAGCGGGACATGTTTATAGGCGGCAGCATGGTAAACAGTCTGTACACCATATTGTTCAATTACCCGTTCCAGCTTGGATTCATCCAGTACAGAGCCCAGAATCGGAATAATTTCACAGCTAGCGCTAAGGCGTAACTCTTTTTCAATACTATACAGTGCGAATTCAGTCAGTTCATAAATAACCAGTTTGGCCGGCTGGTTTTTAATGATCTGGCGGCAGAGTTCTGAACCAATCGACCCGCCAGCGCCTGTCACCATCACCACTTTATCTTTAATGTTTCTGGCCAGCAGCTCCGGCACTGGCGGCACCGGATCACGCCCCAGCAAATCGATAATATCCACTTCCTGAATATCAGAAATTCGGATTTCACCATCCACCAGTTTGGTCAGCCCTGGAATCTCGGTAATTTTTAAATGTGCCGGTTCTAAAAACTTGATGATTTCACTTTTACGGACCCGCCCTACCGAAGGCAACGCAATCAGGATTTCATCAATTTTTTGCTTGCGCATGAGTTTTAAGGCAGTCTGTGCATCATAGACTTTAAGTCGACCCAGCTGCTGTCCCGCCAGCGAGCGTTTGTCGTCAATAAACATGATCGGCAAATGTTCATTGGAACGATACAGTGCAGCAGCAACCTGTTGACCGGCATGACCCGCACCATAAATCGCAATGCGTTTTTTCTGTACATCGGCCTGCAAGTAGGAACGGATAATAAAACGGATGATGCCCCGGCTAAACCAGATCCAGGCAAACATCATAAAGCCGAACATCAGAGGAATAGAGGTCGGAATAAATGCCGGGGTAAAATAAGCCAGGGCATAAAGACCAGCGACAGTCAATGCCGTCGCCAGCCCCATCTTGATCATAAACACTTCATTATAAGTACGGACAATAAAGCGATAGACCCCACACACGAATAGGGATACGACTGCAATTACACTGACCCAAACCGCACCAAAAGCCAGATTCGGTACCACTTCTGCGCCTAAATCAAAACGGCGAATGGCATAACACAGCCAGATCAAGACAGGAAAAGCACAAAAATCTAGAATAATTAAAAATGCAAGTTTGGCGGCTCGTGGTGATTCTACGAAAGGCGTAATGATCGATTTCACTGGATGCGTTGTCTCAATTCTAATAAATTTTTAATAAGTCACAATGCGATGAGTAACTTAAAAACATATTCTATATAAGTTAAATGCACCGAACACGGTGCACTTATATTCTTAAAGTTTAAGCAACTATTCTATTAATAACTTGTTGAATTGCGGTGACTGTTTTGTTAATACTTTCATCGCTTAAAGTAGGATGAACTAAAAACATCAGACTGGTTTCACCCAATTGCTGCGCATTTTTCAAACGCTGTGTCGGACGCCATGGCGTATCATCAAAAGCATGCTCGAGATAAACTTCTGAACAAGAGCCACTGAAACAAGGCACATTCTGTGCATTGATTTCCTGCATGATCCGGTTACGTGACCAACCTTCTGGTAAGATATCGATATTGACCTGGACATAACATTTATAAGCAGCGTGCACATAATCATCGGATGGGCGATGGACAGTAAAATAAGGACTGTCTGCAAATGCTGCATCAATTTTCTGCATATTGGCAAGGCGTTTTGCAGTCCATTCCGGCATTTTTTTCAGTTGAATACGGCCGATCACACCCTGCATTTCCATCATGCGCCAGTTGGTGCCAAAGGAGTCATGCAACCAGCGGAAACCCGGTGGATGCTGCTTGTTATAGATGCTGTCAAAGTTCTTGCCATGGTCTTTATAGGACCACATTTTTTTCCACAGCTCTTCATCATTGGTGGTGACCATACCGCCTTCGCCACCTGTGGTCATGATCTTGTCCTGACAGAAAGACCAGGCCGCGATATGACCAATTGAACCGGCCGATTTACCTTTATATTTCGCGCCATGCGCCTGTGCACAGTCTTCAATCACATACAGGCCTTTATCGGCAGCCAATTGCATGATCGGGTCCATGTCGCACATCCAGCCTGCCAGATGCACACAGATAATCGCTTTGGTATTTGGGGTAAGTACTGCTTCAATAGTTTGAGCAGAGATATTCTGTGAATCCAGTTCAACATCGGCGAAAATCGGATTTGCCCCAGCAGTCACAATCGAGCTAGCCGAGGCCAAGAAGGTGCGTGAGGTGACAATCACATCATCCCCTGCACCAATGCCTAATGCCTTAAGTGCAACATCCAGAGCAACTGTTCCATTGGCCAATGCCACTGCATATTTGGTTTCTGCAAACTGGGCAAATTCTTTTTCAAACTCACGGCATTCCTGTCCGGTCCAGTAGTTGACTTTATTCGACAATAAAACCCGGGAAACCGCATCCGCTTCTTGCTGGGTAAAACTTGGCCATGGTTCAAATGCAGTGTTTAACATGATGTTTCCTAATAGGGTTTAATACTATATAATGCTACTAGTACAAGATATAGTCTTAAAATTTATAATTTGAGAGAAAGCTGATATTTACAAAAACTATCGTTTCAAACTATAAATTCATAACAATAAAATAATATTTCAAAAAAATAACACTATGATGAGATATAAAAGTAATAATATTACTTTTATATCTCATACAATCTAAAATAAAGCTTTATAGTTCTGAAAGCTTTTTAATAACAACCTCATCATACATCATCATTAAAATATCATTTTCATAATTACCAATAGAAGCTAAATTCTGCTTATTACTTATATTATTTAATATTAATTTATAAAAATCCACACCTGCTCCAAAGGCATGTAAATAAGCCCCACCAAATCTTGGATTTATTTCAGATAAATAGTATTTACCATCCTTATAAAAGAAATCCATATCAAGAGGACCATAAAATTTGAAATTTGAAAGAATATTCTTTACTAATTCAAATAATTTATAATCTTTAAATGAAATAGTTTTACTAGCACCTCCAATTTTAGTTTCTAATTTTCTTTTCGAAAAAACCGAAACCACTTCACTAGAAATACAATCTACATAAACGTCTGCATCTATATCATCTCCTAACATTAATTCTTGAATTATATAATTATGCTTAATATTTTCTTTAAACCTATCCTTTAAATCAGTTAAATTTTCAATTCTTTCTGCGCCTACACTTGCACTTCCAGTTCTAGGTTTAATAAAAACAGGAAAGTTAATTTTACCTTTTTGCAGAGCTTGTTGAAAGGATTCAATATCTCCATAAGTTAATATCGTATCAATATTTTTCTCAGTTAAATACTGGAACATAAGAAATTTATCAAAGCATAATTTTGCTGTTGACTCATTAGGACATAAAGGCAAAACCCCGTGAGATAAAAATAATTTTCTATTCTTTGCAAGTAATTCGATTTCAGGGTCAATTAATGTTGTGATTGCTTTAACATTATGCTCTTTACAAAAATCTAAAAGAAAATCAATATAATTAGGATCATCAATCCGTGGAGCTAAATATCGTTGATCAGCAAAATTTAATGCTGGCGCATAAGGAGAATTATCAATTGCTAAAATATTTACATTTGGATATGTTTCTTTCAAATTTTTTAACAGCTTAGCGCGTCTACCTACACTACAAAAAAGAATATTCATTTACCTTCTTCCTCACTATAATCTTCTTTACACCCCCAAAGCAGAGCAAATGGCTCAGTTTCCATCTCTCGTTTAAAATCAATTAGTGAATCTAAGTATGAATATTTTTGAATATAACCTAACTCAGATTCAGTTTTACTTATATCAAGTTTAGCTAGTAAAGGATCTGGCTTTTCTGGTTTATAAATTTTTCTTGAAGGATTATTTAGTGGAGAAAAAACTTTTATAATTCCATCAATTTGTTCTTCTAAAGATACGGCCTTACCACCTACATTATACATTCCACCAGGCCCTTTACTTTCCAAACATTTTTGAATAATTTGTGTAAAATCCTTCACATAAACCATTTCTTTAGAACGACTGACGTCACCCCAAACTTCAATATCTTGAGAATTTATTGCTCGATTTATTAGCATTCTATAAGGCATCATCTGCTTTTTATAATTTGAAAAATGATATGGATTTGGGTGATAATGATAAATTGTAAAGAATCTAAGATGAAATCTTAAAAAACTATATGTGGCAGCATAATGATCAATTAAATCAACAGCAGCATTTTTAGCAATAGTATAAACAGAATGATCGCCAGTTAAAGGAAAAGTTTTTGGAGTATCTGCAAAAATCATTTCGGGCGTATTATGTTTCTCACATTGATCAAATGGTGTTTGTGGAAAAACCAATTTCT from Acinetobacter lwoffii encodes the following:
- the galU gene encoding UTP--glucose-1-phosphate uridylyltransferase GalU — its product is MIKKAILPVAGLGTRFLPASKSIPKEMVTVVDRPAIEYVVREAVAAGIEQIILVTHSSKASIENYFDRNFELETTLEQKNKTDLLKEITEILPAGVSVISVRQPQPLGLGHAVLCAKAVIGDDDFAVLLPDVLVKDQDPENDLARMIQRYAQSRASQIMVEAVPEHLVDQYGIVDVAASPEEGESIVMQGIVEKPAIGTAPSNLSVVGRYILPAKIMQLLEQTPRGAGNEIQLTDAIAMLQQTEAVEAYRMKGQTFDCGSKLGYLKAVLHYGIDHPKLGSEFKALIQELAL
- a CDS encoding polysaccharide biosynthesis protein; its protein translation is MKSIITPFVESPRAAKLAFLIILDFCAFPVLIWLCYAIRRFDLGAEVVPNLAFGAVWVSVIAVVSLFVCGVYRFIVRTYNEVFMIKMGLATALTVAGLYALAYFTPAFIPTSIPLMFGFMMFAWIWFSRGIIRFIIRSYLQADVQKKRIAIYGAGHAGQQVAAALYRSNEHLPIMFIDDKRSLAGQQLGRLKVYDAQTALKLMRKQKIDEILIALPSVGRVRKSEIIKFLEPAHLKITEIPGLTKLVDGEIRISDIQEVDIIDLLGRDPVPPVPELLARNIKDKVVMVTGAGGSIGSELCRQIIKNQPAKLVIYELTEFALYSIEKELRLSASCEIIPILGSVLDESKLERVIEQYGVQTVYHAAAYKHVPLVECNPLAGLKNNAVGTAFSVNAAVKKGVETFVLISTDKAVRPTNVMGATKRMAELYCQAMAEAQNQTQISIVRFGNVLGSSGSVVPLFKQQIAKGGPITVTHPEVTRFFMTIPEASQLVIQAGALGTGGDVFLLDMGEPVRIQDLARQMVALSGLKVREEQNPNGDIEIQYSGLRPGEKLYEELLIDEENTEITAHTRILRSVEKHYPLAEILAVFNRIHELTATQADIEWALAQLEHYVDGYVRGNEIKVN
- a CDS encoding DegT/DnrJ/EryC1/StrS family aminotransferase translates to MLNTAFEPWPSFTQQEADAVSRVLLSNKVNYWTGQECREFEKEFAQFAETKYAVALANGTVALDVALKALGIGAGDDVIVTSRTFLASASSIVTAGANPIFADVELDSQNISAQTIEAVLTPNTKAIICVHLAGWMCDMDPIMQLAADKGLYVIEDCAQAHGAKYKGKSAGSIGHIAAWSFCQDKIMTTGGEGGMVTTNDEELWKKMWSYKDHGKNFDSIYNKQHPPGFRWLHDSFGTNWRMMEMQGVIGRIQLKKMPEWTAKRLANMQKIDAAFADSPYFTVHRPSDDYVHAAYKCYVQVNIDILPEGWSRNRIMQEINAQNVPCFSGSCSEVYLEHAFDDTPWRPTQRLKNAQQLGETSLMFLVHPTLSDESINKTVTAIQQVINRIVA
- a CDS encoding ATP-grasp domain-containing protein, which produces MNILFCSVGRRAKLLKNLKETYPNVNILAIDNSPYAPALNFADQRYLAPRIDDPNYIDFLLDFCKEHNVKAITTLIDPEIELLAKNRKLFLSHGVLPLCPNESTAKLCFDKFLMFQYLTEKNIDTILTYGDIESFQQALQKGKINFPVFIKPRTGSASVGAERIENLTDLKDRFKENIKHNYIIQELMLGDDIDADVYVDCISSEVVSVFSKRKLETKIGGASKTISFKDYKLFELVKNILSNFKFYGPLDMDFFYKDGKYYLSEINPRFGGAYLHAFGAGVDFYKLILNNISNKQNLASIGNYENDILMMMYDEVVIKKLSEL
- a CDS encoding NAD-dependent epimerase/dehydratase family protein yields the protein MKKKVIVFGATGNLGAYTSVHLNDLGYEVHAVGSRKSDNGFFSSKGMKYYSVDITNKEDFKILPDDVYAVVHLAGELPSRYKYIPSKLVSTIIEGTLNVLDYMVSANGKKLVFPQTPFDQCEKHNTPEMIFADTPKTFPLTGDHSVYTIAKNAAVDLIDHYAATYSFLRFHLRFFTIYHYHPNPYHFSNYKKQMMPYRMLINRAINSQDIEVWGDVSRSKEMVYVKDFTQIIQKCLESKGPGGMYNVGGKAVSLEEQIDGIIKVFSPLNNPSRKIYKPEKPDPLLAKLDISKTESELGYIQKYSYLDSLIDFKREMETEPFALLWGCKEDYSEEEGK